In Gilliamella sp. B3022, the sequence AGGATGATTTATTGGATCTGTCGTCAATCATCGATAAATGATAAAAGTTAAGAATTGGTTCTTTATCATTAACGAGTAACACATTTTTCCCTATTTCTTATTATCCATAATAATATCTTCAACAATTGCATGTTGATTACTGATTTTACATTTTATATTGAATTGGTAAAGTCTCAGCCCATATTCTTGTTGCTCAATATTATTTTGTTTGTAAGCAGGTCTTGGATCTTGAGAGATAACCTGCGTGATTAATTCTTTAAGGTGTGGATAAGTTGATAGGTATGAAGTTAGAATCAATTGTGCTTGTGGTGAAAATTCCACTGTAATTTTTTTCTCAGGTTCTGATTGAGCATAACCTGCAACAGCCCAAGGATAACTATCACAATAGGGTAAATAAGGTTTAATATCGATAATTGGTGTTCCATCAACTAAATCAATACTGCCTAATTTCAAAATAATCTGCTTATTTTTGAAAACAATATCTGTTAATTCGACAGCTGAAAGTCCAATATGATTAGGGCGAAAAGGTGATCGGGTAGCAAACACTCCTAATGTTTTATTACCGCCTAAACGCGGCGGACGTACAGATAAACGCCATTTTTCTGGTTCAATATGATGAAATTGAAATAATAGCCATAAATGTGAAAATTGTTCTAATCCTTTAACACTAACAGGATTATTATAAGGTGATAATAGATGAAGTTCACCTTGACCTGCGGTAACTAAATTTGGCTGTCGAGGAACAGCAAATTTTTCGCTGTAGGGAGAATGAATAATACCGATCGGTTTGATTTGATATGTCATTATTTAAGATTTTATTTATTGATAGCCAATTTTAAATAGTCTTATCGGTTCTTTCAGTAGTATTATTCCGCTGATTTATGGGTCAGCGGAATAATGTTTATAGTTAATAATTCATCGATCATTACCAACCACGAATTGCACCACCATTGAAAATTTGCTCAGCTTTTTGTGCTACAATATCAGTTTGATAGGCTTTAACAAAGTTTTTGATGTTTTCATTATCTTTGTCAGCTTCTCGAGCTACAATAATATTAACATATGGTGATTCTTTATCCTCTACAAATATGCCATCTTTGCTTGGTGTTAAATTTGCTTGTCCTGCAAAAGCATTATTGATAATAGCAAGATCAACTTGAGCATCATCTAATGAACGCGGTAGCATTGGTGCTTCAAGTTCAACAATCTTGTAGTTATAAGGATTACTTGTAATATCAAGAACAGTAGGTAGTAAACCTTTCGTTTTATCAACGGTAATCATACCTTCATGCTGTAATAAGAGTAATGCTCGACCTAAATTAGTTGGATCATTTGGAATGGTAATCGTTGAATTAGCGGCAATAAAGAAAGTTTCACCGCGAGGTGATGTTATTTTTACACCTTCTCCTGTTTCTGTTGTATTATCAATTGGTTTTAATTTATGAGAATAGCTAGCAATAGGGTAAACAAATGAGTTACCGACAACGGCTAGTTTATAGCCGCGTTCTTTTATTTGTTCATCTAAATAAGGCTTATGTTGAAAAGCATTAATATCAATTAAGCCATCATTTAATGCTTGATTTGGTGTGACATAATCATTAAAAATTACCAGTTCAACATCTAGATTATAAAGATCTTTGGCTTGTTGCTTAACCACTTCTGCGACTTCTTGTTCAGGACCAGAAATAACGCCTACTTTAATCATGCTAACTTTAGCCGGTTCTTCTGATTTATTATCTGAAACTGTTGATTGCTTATTATCACAACCAGTTAAAAAAAATGAACTTATCAATACGGTAATGAATGCTAGTTTTTTAATAGACATGAATTCCTCCAAAATTAGTGATGCGTAACGCGTCTGACAATCCTATTGCCAATAAATTGTATAATAAAAACAATAACAATTAATATAATTAAAACCGTATTCATTATAGCAGGCTTATAGCCGTTGTAACCATATTGAATTGCAAGTTGACCTAAACCACCAGCACCAACAGCTCCAGCCATAGCAATATATCCGGTAAGAGTAATTAATGTAATTGTCATGCTATTGACTATTACCGGTAATGATTCAGGTAATAGAACTTTATATATAATTTGTAATGGTGTTGCACCCATTGAACGAGCAGCCTCAATTAGTCCTTTAGGTACATCCAATAATGCATTTTCAATCATACGTGCAATTAATGGAGAAACCCCAATACTTAATGGAACAACTGCTGCTTGCTTACCTATAAAAGTTCCCATTAAAAATGTGGTAAATGGAATAATCCAAACGATTAATATAATAAAAGGTATGGAACGGAACACGTTAGTAATGAATGAAAGCGTACTATTAGCTGTATAACAATCTAAAATTTGTCCTTTACGGGTGGTGTAAAGTAATATACCAATAGGTAAACCTATCACTGTTCCCCATAAACCTGACAGAATAACCATATATAATGTTTCATCAGTTGCTTGTGCCATTTTGAATAACATAGCTTCATTAAATCCATTAAATGAAGAACAAAATGCCACAAAATTTGCCCAAAAGTCGTGTCCTGCAAAATATCGAAATAATGACTCAAAAGGTTTAAATGAAGGAATAAAATCAAACATAACCAAGCACCTCTACTTTAGTGTTATTTTTTTCTAAAAACTGAATTGCTGATGCTGTGCTTTTGGGTTTTCCTCTTAGTTCAGCCAACATTAAACCAAATTTAACACCTCCTGCATAATCCATTTGTGCACTAATAATGTTGCTATCAATATCAAACTCTTTAGCAATTTGAGATAATAAAGGTAAGTCTACTGAAACTCCAGTAAACTCAAAACTCACTAAAGGATTAAGTCCTTCTTTATATTCAGGCGATAGCCTTGCTAAATAATCTTCAGGAATATTAAGATGTAAAGTTGATTGAATAAATTGACGTGCAATATCCGTTTTTGCATGTGAAAACATTTCTCCAACCGATGATTGCTCAATCAATTCCCCACTACTAATAACGGCAACTTGATCACAAATTTGTTTAACAACATCCATCTCATGGGTAATTAATAAAATGGTTAAACCTAGTTTTTGATTGATATCTTTTAATAATGCCAAAATAGAGCGCGTTGTTTCAGGGTCAAGCGCACTGGTTGCTTCGTCACACAATAATACTTTGGGATCACTAGCTAAAGCTCTTGCTATCGCAACACGTTGCTTTTGACCACCCGATAAATTTGCAGGATAGGCATGAGATTTTTCGGTTAATCCAACTAAATCAATAAGTTCAGTGACTTTTTGTTTAATAACGGCTTTAGGTGTTTTATCTAGCTCAAGTGGAAATGCAATATTATCAAACACTGTGCGTGAAGACAGTAAATTAAAATGCTGAAAAATCATGCTGATTTTTCGACGTACTTCAATAAGCTTACGATTTGATAAATGAGTGATCTCTTGATTATCAAAAAATATTTTACCACTAGTGGGTTTTTCTAAAAGATTAACGCAGCGAATAAGTGTACTCTTTCCTGCACCAGACTTACCAATAACACCATAAATTTTGCCTTTGGGTACATGAATTGTAATGTCCTTTAATGCATGAATTGGCGTCTTATTATGTTCAAATGTTTTCGAAATATGTTGTAGTTGTATCATAATATATAAAGACAATGTGTAAATAGGTGAATATTAAGACGTCTAGACATCTAAGTCAATCAATAATATGCGATATAAATTCGCTGAATATCTAAGCAAAAGGGAAAAAAGTAAATATGAAACCAGCTATTTTTTTAGATCGGGATGGTACCATTAATATCGATTACAATTATGTACATACAATTGATAAATTTCATTTTATTGATGGTGTCATTGAAGCAATGCAAGAACTCAAAAAAATGGGCTTTTTATTGATTATTACAACTAATCAATCAGGGATTGCAAGAAATAAATTCACAGAAGAACAATTCAATGTTTTGACTGAATGGATGGATTGGTCATTACAAGATCGAGGTGTTGATTTAGATGGTATCTATTACTGCCCACATGATCCTTTAATCGATACATGTGAATGTCGAAAGCCGAGTCCTGGTATGATTCAAACCGCAGCTAAAGAGCTAAATATAGATATTGCTAATTCATATATGGTTGGTGATAAAATTTCTGACTTATTATCAGGTAAACGTGCAGGTGTTAAAAAAGCAGTGTTAGTAAAAACTGGCGACATAATCACAGATGAAGCATTATCCCAAGCTGACTGGGTCATTGACAGCTTAGCGGATTTACCAAGTAAGATAAAAATCGAGACTTAATTGGTGATTATTAAATGCAGTATTTAATATAAATACTGCATACTTTATACTTAAATTTAATTATTCGTGATTCTTTTCTTGTTAGGCAATATAGTTTAATCAAGTAAATTAAAACAGCATCCGATATAAAATGACTGGTTTTAGTATGCTTCGAGTACGTTTAGAGCAAAAAAAGCACAAACAGAAAAAAAATAGCAATAAACACTTGCAGTAAAATTTAAAGTGCCTATAATGCGCATCCACTGACACGGCGTCATCGACAAACAGAGACAGCGGGTGTAAGTGAGCAAGGTCAAAAATTTTGAAAAAAGATCTTGACGAATAAAAAGGTGTAGCGTAGTATACGCAGCCCTTGAGACAGCAAACTGAATAACAAAATGTTTAGTGAAAGATAAATAGCTGTCAGCTCTTTAAAAAGAAGAAACAGACAATCTGTGTGGGCACTTGCGAGACGAAAGATTAAAAGTCTACGGACTGAAAAATTAAGTCTTGATAAGTGACACTGAAGATTCATTTGAATATGTCAGAGACAGTTATTGAGCATCAAACTTTAAATTGAAGAGTTTGATCATGGCTCAGATTGAACGCTGGCGGCAGGCTTAACACATGCAAGTCGAACGGTAACATGAGTGCTTGCACTTGATGACGAGTGGCGGACGGGTGAGTAAAGTATGGGTATCTGCCGAATGGAGGGGGACAACAGTTGGAAACGACTGCTAATACCGCATAATGTTGAGAGACCAAAGCATGGGACCTTCGGGCCATGCGCCATTTGATGAGCCCATATGGGATTAGCTAGTTGGTAGGGTAAAGGCTTACCAAGGCGACGATCTCTAGCTGGTCTGAGAGGATGACCAGCCACACTGGAACTGAGACACGGTCCAGACTCCTACGGGAGGCAGCAGTGGGGAATATTGCACAATGGGGGGAACCCTGATGCAGCCATGCCGCGTGTATGAAGAAGGCCTTCGGGTTGTAAAGTACTTTCGGTAATGAGGAAGGTGATGAATCGAATAGGTTCATCAATTGACGTTAATTACAGAAGAAGCACCGGCTAACTCCGTGCCAGCAGCCGCGGTAATACGGAGGGTGCGAGCGTTAATCGGAATGACTGGGCGTAAAGGGCATGTAGGCGGATAATTAAGTTAGGTGTGAAAGCCCTGGGCTCAACCTAGGAATTGCACTTAAAACTGGTTAACTAGAGTATTGTAGAGGAAGGTAGAATTCCACGTGTAGCGGTGAAATGCGTAGAGATGTGGAGGAATACCGGTGGCGAAGGCGGCCTTCTGGACAGATACTGACGCTGAGATGCGAAAGCGTGGGGAGCAAACAGGATTAGATACCCTGGTAGTCCACGCTGTAAACGATGTCGATTTGGAGTTTGTTGCCTAGAGTGATGGGCTCCGAAGCTAACGCGATAAATCGACCGCCTGGGGAGTACGGCCGCAAGGTTAAAACTCAAATGAATTGACGGGGGCCCGCACAAGCGGTGGAGCATGTGGTTTAATTCGATGCAACGCGAAGAACCTTACCTGGTCTTGACATCCACAGAATCTTGCAGAGATGCGAGAGTGCCTTCGGGAACTGTGAGACAGGTGCTGCATGGCTGTCGTCAGCTCGTGTTGTGAAATGTTGGGTTAAGTCCCGCAACGAGCGCAACCCTTATCCTTTGTTGCCAGCGATTCGGTCGGGAACTCAAAGGAGACTGCCGTTGATAAAGCGGAGGAAGGTGGGGACGACGTCAAGTCATCATGGCCCTTACGACCAGGGCTACACACGTGCTACAATGGCGTATACAAAGGGAGGCGACCTCGCGAGAGCAAGCGGACCTCATAAAGTACGTCTAAGTCCGGATTGGAGTCTGCAACTCGACTCCATGAAGTCGGAATCGCTAGTAATCGTGAATCAGAATGTCACGGTGAATACGTTCCCGGGCCTTGTACACACCGCCCGTCACACCATGGGAGTGGGTTGCACCAGAAGTAGATAGCTTAACCTTCGGGAGGGCGTTTACCACGGTGTGGTCCATGACTGGGGTGAAGTCGTAACAAGGTAACCGTAGGGGAACCTGCGGTTGGATCACCTCCTTACGAAGTGCTCGTAAGTGTTCACACAGATTGTTTGTTAAGAAAAGAGTCACTTTATTGGGTCTGTAGCTCAGGTGGTTAGAGCGCACCCCTGATAAGGGTGAGGTCGGTGGTTCAAGTCCACTCAGACCCACCAATTCAACTTATTTTTTGCTGATTTTGGCTTTAACGGGTTGAAGAAGTGAAAGAAAATGGGGCTATAGCTCAGCTGGGAGAGCGCCTGCCTTGCACGCAGGAGGCCAGCGGTTCGATCCCGCTTAGCTCCACCATTAAAGAAGTCTCTTTTTAACTAAATTATGTTTGTATTTACTTATAAGAGTAAATAGAAAGATAAAGCTCTTTAACAATTAGGAACAAGCTGAAAGAAACGAGTTCTCGTTTTTACGGAAAGCATTTGTATGAAAATATGAATGTGAAGAAGTAGAAAAGAGAAAAAAGCGTAATTAAAACCAAGACAACTGTGAGTTGTAAGGTTAAGAAATTAAGCGTACACGGTGGATGCCTAGGCAATCAGAGGCGATGAAGGACGTGTTAATCTGCGAAAAGCGACGGTGAGCCGATAAAAGGCGCGATAGCCGTTGATGTCCGAATGGGGAAACCCAGTGCAGGTGACTGCACTATCATCTGATGAATCCATAGTCAGATGAGGCGAACCGGGAGAACTGAAACATCTAAGTACCCCGAGGAAAAGAAATCAACCGAGATTCCCAAAGTAGCGGCGAGCGAAATGGGAGCAGCCCAAGCGGGTAGCATAATGTATTAGTGGAAGCGTCTGGAAAGTCGCACGACAGAGGGTGAAAGTCCCGTACATGAAAATGCATTATGTGGAAGCTTATAGAGTAGGGCGGGACACGTGATATCCTGTCTGAAGATGGGGGGACCATCCTCCAAGGCTAAATACTCCTGATTGACCGATAGTGAACCAGTACCGTGAGGGAAAGGCGAAAAGAACCCCGGGAGGGGAGTGAAATAGACCCTGAAACCGTGTACGTACAATCAGTGGGAGCTGTTACCGTTGGGTAATAGTGACTGCGTACCTTTTGTATAATGGGTCAGCGACTTATATTCTGTAGCAAGGTTAACCGAATAGGGGAGCCGAAGGGAAACCGAGTATTAACTGTGCGTTAAGTTGCAGGGTATAGACCCGAAACCCGGTGATCTAGCCATGGGCAGGTTGAAGGTTGGTTAACACTAACTGGAGGACCGAACCGACTAATGTTGAAAAATTAGCGGATGACCTGTGGCTGGGGGTGAAAGGCCAATCAAACCGGGAGATAGCTGGTTCTCCCCGAAAGCTATTTAGGTAGCGCCTCATGTATAACTGTTGGGGGTAGAGCACTGTTTCGGCTAGGGGGCCATCCCGGCTTACCAACCCGATGCAAACTCCGAATACTGACAAGTTTAATCATGGGAGACACACGGCGGGTGCTAACGTTCGTCGTGAAGAGGGAAACAACCCAGACCGCCAGCTAAGGTCCCCAAGTCATAGTTAAGTGGGAAACGAAGTGGGAAGGCTTAGACAGCTAGGATGTTGGCTTAGAAGCAGCCATCATTTAAAGAAAGCGTAATAGCTCACTAGTCGAGTCGGCCTGCGCGGAAGATGTAACGGGGCTAAAACTATGCACCGAAGCTGCGGCAGTGCACGTAAGTGTATTGGGTAGGGGAGCGTTCTGTAAGCCGTAGAAGGTGTGTTGTGAGGCATGCTGGAGGTATCAGAAGTGCGAATGCTGACATAAGTAACGATAAAGCGGGTGAAAAGCCCGCTCGCCGGAAGACCAAGGGTTCCTGTCCAACGTTAATCGGGGCAGGGTGAGTCGACCCCTAAGGAGAGGCCGAAGGGCGTATCTGATGGGAAACGGGTTAATATTCCCGTACTGGCTATAACTGCGATGGGGGGACGAAGAAGGCTAGGTTTACCACCTATTGGATGGTGGGTTAAGCGTGTAGGGGTGTGATTAGGCAAATCCGGTCACTGAAACCCTGAGGCGTGATGACGAGCTACTAAGGTAGTGAAGTAATTGATGCCCTGCTTCCAGGAAAATCCTCTAAGCTTCAGGTTATAGTTAATCGTACCCGAAACCGACACAGGTGGTCAGGTAGAGAATACTCAGGCGCTTGAGAGAACTCGGGTGAAGGAACTAGGCAAAATGGTGCCGTAACTTCGGGAGAAGGCACGCTGATGGTAATTGAAGTCCCACGCGGATGGAGGTGAAGTCAGTCGAAGATACCAGCTGGCTGCAACTGTTTAATAAAAACACAGCACTGTGCAAACACGAAAGTGGACGTATACGGTGTGACGCCTGCCCGGTGCTGGAAGGTTAATTGATGGGGTTATGCGTAAGCAGAAGCTCTTGATCGAAGCCCCAGTAAACGGCGGCCGTAACTATAACGGTCCTAAGGTAGCGAAATTCCTTGTCGGGTAAGTTCCGACCTGCACGAATGGCGTAATGATGGCCAGGCTGTCTCCACCCGAGACTCAGTGAAATTGAAATTGCCGTGAAGATGCGGTGTACCCGTGGCAAGACGGAAAGACCCCGTGAACCTTTACTATAGCTTGACAGTGAACATTGAGCCTTAATGTGTAGGATAGGTGGGAGACTAAGAAGCATGCACGCCAGTGTGTGTGGAGTCGACCTTGAAATACCACCCTTTAATGTTTGATGTTCTAACCTATACTTCTGAATCGAGGTAAGGGACACTGTCTGGTGGGTAGTTTGACTGGGGCGGTCTCCTCCCAAAGAGTAACGGAGGAGCACGAAGGTTAGCTAATCCTGGTCGGACATCAGGAGGTTAGTGCAATGGCAAAAGCTAGCTTGACTGCGAGAGTGACGGCTCGAGCAGGTACGAAAGTAGGTCATAGTGATCCGGTGGTTCTGAATGGAAGGGCCATCGCTCAACGGATAAAAGGTACTCCGGGGATAACAGGCTGATACCGCCCAAGAGTTCATATCGACGGCGGTGTTTGGCACCTCGATGTCGGCTCATCACATCCTGGGGCTGAAGTAGGTCCCAAGGGTACGGCTGTTCGCCGTTTAAAGTGGTACGCGAGCTGGGTTTAGAACGTCGTGAGACAGTTCGGTCCCTATCTGCCATGGGCGTAGGAAAATTGAGAGGGTTTGCTTCTAGTACGAGAGGACCGAAGTGAACGCACCGCTGGTGTTCGGGTTGTGATGCCAATTGCATTGCCCGGTAGCTACGTGCGGAATAGATAAGTGCTGAAAGCATCTAAGTACGAAACTAGCCTCGAGATGAGTTTTCCCTGAAGAGATTCAGTAAGGTCCGTTTGAGACTAAGACGTAGATAGGTCAGGTGTGTAAGTGTAGTGATACATTGAGCTAACTGATACTAATGAACCGAGAGTCTTAACCTTACAACTCGGAGTTGTTTTGGATACGCGAAGTTGAGAGATTAAGAAATCATCGAAAGATGATGAAAGATTGATGAAACAGTTTGTTCCGGATTGAGCGATTGATGAAGATATGTGATAATCATCATCAATAGAAAAAGAGAAGACAGAATATGTCTGGCGGTAATAGCGCGGTGGTCCCACCTGACCCCATGCCGAACTCAGAAGTGAAACGCCGAAGTGCCGATGGTAGTGTGGGTATTACCCATGTGAGAGTAGGGAGCCGCCAGACTTTTAAATATATCGAGAGCCCAGCAGGAATGCTGGGCTTTTTTGCATACAGAAATTACAAACTTCTGATAAGGTTATTTGAAAGCAGATTATTAGCTCATTTACCTATACCAAATATCTACCTAGTAAATTGTTATAATTAACATTTAACAAAATTTGCTATCTTTTTGATGACAATTTATCTTATTTACAACTTTGATTAGTTGAGTTATTTTCCTGATTGTGACCACAATCTTATAAGTTTTATAACAATAATTCTGTTTTTATTGAAGATATTATTAATAAAAACAGAATTGATTTTAGCTAATAGATCTTAATTAAGAGTTATTTATAATAAGTATCTTAATAGTGAATTTAATCATTAAAATTATCATTAGTTAAAAATTTCTATAAAATTTTGCAATAAATATAAAATAATCAATACGATATTGCTATCTTTTCATTGTATAAATAAAACTGCCCATCTCTATTATTTCAATAATCTTTGCAAATAATATTAATTTTATTTTTTATTATTGATAATGCCTAATAAGTAATTGTTGAATATTATATGCTGTAAGGAATCAAAGGTTCTTTAATGAAAAGAAGATATATTCATAACGATCTTTAATTCCTATAGATTTAAATTAAAAAATTATTAATTTATTGAAATAAGTTTTATAGCTGATAATTTTGATACAAATAATGCATCAATATAAGTATAACTATTACTTTACGAAATATTCATAAAATCTAAAATTAATGGATTTGTTATCATTAATTAAATCGAGATTATGTTGTAGGTAAATTCTATTGATAAAATATTTAGATTTGAATTATCTGAAAAAGCTTTTAATATTGTTATACACTAGTGTGAGAGGTAAAAGTGATAAGAAGTACTTTAATGAATATTTAATCGCAAATAAGAAAACAGTTATGAATTTTTCAAAATGAATTTTGGAAAACAAAGCAATATTTAAAAAGAATATTGCTTTGTTATTTGGTTTATTATCCTAAAAGTAATGCATCATCAGTAACTTTTTCGCCACGCGTTTTTTCAAACATAGCTAGTAAATCATTTACTGTTAGCTTGGCACGTTGTTCTCCAGCAACATCAAGTACGACCTGACCCTGATGGAGCATTACTGTCCTATTGCCATATTCTAATGCTTGTTTCATAGAGTGAGTAACCATCATGGCTGTCAAATGATTTTTTGAAACAATTTCATCGGTTAGCTCTAAAACAAATTGTGCCGTTTTAGGATCAAGTGCAGCGGTATGTTCATCAAGCAATAATATTTTAGATGGTTGCAGCGTTGACATTAGTAAACTAATTGCTTGTCTTTGCCCTCCAGAAAGTAATCCCATCATGTCGGACAATCGATTCTCTAGACCTAAATTTAATGTCGCAAGTTTTTCTTTAAATATTGCACGTAACTTTCTATTTAGGGCTGGAGA encodes:
- the metN gene encoding methionine ABC transporter ATP-binding protein MetN, encoding MIQLQHISKTFEHNKTPIHALKDITIHVPKGKIYGVIGKSGAGKSTLIRCVNLLEKPTSGKIFFDNQEITHLSNRKLIEVRRKISMIFQHFNLLSSRTVFDNIAFPLELDKTPKAVIKQKVTELIDLVGLTEKSHAYPANLSGGQKQRVAIARALASDPKVLLCDEATSALDPETTRSILALLKDINQKLGLTILLITHEMDVVKQICDQVAVISSGELIEQSSVGEMFSHAKTDIARQFIQSTLHLNIPEDYLARLSPEYKEGLNPLVSFEFTGVSVDLPLLSQIAKEFDIDSNIISAQMDYAGGVKFGLMLAELRGKPKSTASAIQFLEKNNTKVEVLGYV
- a CDS encoding ABC transporter ATP-binding protein, producing the protein MIKVGELQLTFNQGTPIENHVLRGLNLNISEGEFVTIIGSNGAGKSSLLNVISGDLLADSGSVIINGKNVTRWPAWKRAGLVARVFQDPMVGTCENLTIEENLAIAYNRGHSFTLSPALNRKLRAIFKEKLATLNLGLENRLSDMMGLLSGGQRQAISLLMSTLQPSKILLLDEHTAALDPKTAQFVLELTDEIVSKNHLTAMMVTHSMKQALEYGNRTVMLHQGQVVLDVAGEQRAKLTVNDLLAMFEKTRGEKVTDDALLLG
- the gmhB gene encoding D-glycero-beta-D-manno-heptose 1,7-bisphosphate 7-phosphatase; protein product: MKPAIFLDRDGTINIDYNYVHTIDKFHFIDGVIEAMQELKKMGFLLIITTNQSGIARNKFTEEQFNVLTEWMDWSLQDRGVDLDGIYYCPHDPLIDTCECRKPSPGMIQTAAKELNIDIANSYMVGDKISDLLSGKRAGVKKAVLVKTGDIITDEALSQADWVIDSLADLPSKIKIET
- a CDS encoding methionine ABC transporter permease, coding for MLFKMAQATDETLYMVILSGLWGTVIGLPIGILLYTTRKGQILDCYTANSTLSFITNVFRSIPFIILIVWIIPFTTFLMGTFIGKQAAVVPLSIGVSPLIARMIENALLDVPKGLIEAARSMGATPLQIIYKVLLPESLPVIVNSMTITLITLTGYIAMAGAVGAGGLGQLAIQYGYNGYKPAIMNTVLIILIVIVFIIQFIGNRIVRRVTHH
- the metQ gene encoding methionine ABC transporter substrate-binding lipoprotein MetQ — translated: MSIKKLAFITVLISSFFLTGCDNKQSTVSDNKSEEPAKVSMIKVGVISGPEQEVAEVVKQQAKDLYNLDVELVIFNDYVTPNQALNDGLIDINAFQHKPYLDEQIKERGYKLAVVGNSFVYPIASYSHKLKPIDNTTETGEGVKITSPRGETFFIAANSTITIPNDPTNLGRALLLLQHEGMITVDKTKGLLPTVLDITSNPYNYKIVELEAPMLPRSLDDAQVDLAIINNAFAGQANLTPSKDGIFVEDKESPYVNIIVAREADKDNENIKNFVKAYQTDIVAQKAEQIFNGGAIRGW
- the tsaA gene encoding tRNA (N6-threonylcarbamoyladenosine(37)-N6)-methyltransferase TrmO: MMTYQIKPIGIIHSPYSEKFAVPRQPNLVTAGQGELHLLSPYNNPVSVKGLEQFSHLWLLFQFHHIEPEKWRLSVRPPRLGGNKTLGVFATRSPFRPNHIGLSAVELTDIVFKNKQIILKLGSIDLVDGTPIIDIKPYLPYCDSYPWAVAGYAQSEPEKKITVEFSPQAQLILTSYLSTYPHLKELITQVISQDPRPAYKQNNIEQQEYGLRLYQFNIKCKISNQHAIVEDIIMDNKK